One genomic region from Sphingobacterium sp. UGAL515B_05 encodes:
- a CDS encoding DUF4295 domain-containing protein, with the protein MAKKAVASLQKGGGKEFTKVIVTTKSAKTGAYTFKEGMVHNDKVKDVVAAAQK; encoded by the coding sequence ATGGCAAAGAAAGCAGTTGCATCGTTACAAAAAGGTGGCGGTAAAGAATTTACAAAGGTTATTGTTACTACTAAATCTGCAAAAACTGGCGCGTATACTTTCAAAGAAGGTATGGTTCACAACGATAAAGTGAAAGACGTAGTTGCAGCAGCTCAAAAATAA
- the rpmB gene encoding 50S ribosomal protein L28 has translation MSRICDLTGKAALTGNNVSHSNVKTKRKFYPNLQTKRFYIPEEDRWITLKVSTSAIKTINKNGITAAINKFIVKGSI, from the coding sequence ATGTCAAGAATTTGTGATTTAACAGGCAAAGCGGCGTTAACAGGAAATAACGTTTCTCACTCAAACGTTAAAACTAAACGTAAATTCTATCCAAATTTACAAACTAAACGTTTTTACATTCCAGAAGAAGATCGTTGGATTACGTTAAAAGTATCTACTTCTGCTATCAAGACTATCAACAAGAACGGGATTACAGCAGCGATCAATAAATTTATCGTTAAAGGGTCAATCTAA
- the rpmG gene encoding 50S ribosomal protein L33, giving the protein MAKKGNRVQVILECTEHKESGLPGMSRYITTKNKKNTTERLELKKFNPVLRKVTVHKEIK; this is encoded by the coding sequence ATGGCTAAAAAAGGAAATAGAGTACAAGTTATCTTAGAATGTACTGAACACAAAGAAAGTGGTCTTCCGGGAATGTCTCGTTACATCACTACTAAAAACAAAAAGAACACAACTGAGCGTTTGGAATTGAAAAAATTCAACCCAGTATTGAGAAAAGTTACTGTTCATAAAGAAATTAAGTAA